From Candidatus Ozemobacteraceae bacterium, a single genomic window includes:
- a CDS encoding PIN domain-containing protein, with amino-acid sequence MSRTRKLNFLLDTCILGMLCHPKHEENRAVVDWIQACINRKTVAIRLILPEIADYELRRKLLHIALKNKVATTQSLERLDLFGEDLDYLPLTTSVMKRAAELWAESRSKGRPGGKDEALDGDVILAAQALEVDGVVITTNTRHFKGIVEAQDLDAPLPS; translated from the coding sequence ATGTCGCGAACCAGGAAGCTGAATTTCCTTCTCGATACCTGCATTCTTGGGATGCTTTGTCATCCCAAGCATGAGGAAAATCGGGCAGTGGTAGACTGGATTCAAGCCTGCATCAACCGGAAGACCGTTGCGATCAGGCTTATTTTACCGGAAATTGCAGATTACGAATTGCGAAGAAAACTCCTTCACATCGCTTTAAAGAACAAGGTGGCGACAACTCAAAGTCTGGAGCGACTCGACTTGTTTGGGGAAGACCTTGATTACTTGCCCTTGACCACCTCCGTTATGAAACGTGCTGCCGAATTATGGGCTGAGAGTCGCTCAAAAGGACGCCCCGGAGGGAAGGATGAAGCTCTCGACGGGGATGTTATTCTTGCTGCCCAGGCGCTTGAAGTGGATGGGGTCGTCATTACCACCAACACTCGCCATTTCAAGGGGATCGTTGAAGCTCAGGATCTCGATGCCCCCTTGCCGAGCTGA
- a CDS encoding N-6 DNA methylase, translating to MDPACGSGHFLLAAARRMAAEIARIESASDVPDEETRRHALREVVRHCIYGVDKNPLSVELCRTALWIETIEPGKPLSFLDAHIRCGDSLVGVFDPKIMEEGIPPEAYAALSGDEKTVCSALKAENKKVKIGHATQGDLFDQEGFQKQATEAGRFEAMPEDTVEQIAAKQKAWAEAVSASRENRDRLRADLFVGAFLTTKTAGTKAVVPTNADLNKVLAELPPRPGVADFARELAVKHQTFHWFLEFPHVFARTLSGSRTPGFDVVLGNPPWERIKLQEQEFFAARNPAIAAAPNQAARGRLIAALNRPDAPPSDRALWNEFQAARHDAEAASQFTRESGRFPLTGCGDVNTYALFSELFLNLPNQSGRAGLIVPSGIATDDSTKKFFGEISGTNRLARLADFENSLPLFSGVHRSYKFVLLTIGRNEPKGVFSFFAQQPSDLEDERRIFTLTAADIALINPNTRTCPVFRTTADAEITKKIYSRIPVLINEAAGAEGNPWGITFMRMFDMSNDSGLFKTYAQLAATQGLELRGNCFYEKARPADSPDTASLDRPNPAWLPLYEAKMIHQFDHRWATYETDGETVRNVTPEEKADPAFQPLPRYWVPAEEVYLKITRIPPGLKQGWIDSDDKVMRYVLAYWLAGYFQNHGESRKCNTIVQNILGGGLSGPFQAVSDWLGSQKTEKDYPLTDEEHRSILAALTEGPKADIHAFVTTLIIHRSPKWLLGWRDITNATNERTIIAAIFPRAASGDTLLLKFPFNATPVQCAALNANLDSLICDYVARQKIGGTHLKYHVFRQIAVLPAAAYSDADLGFIAQRQLELLCISNDMRDVARDIIADCRQRGIALNILCIGISGQAADSDDIPEQYEYIPERRAVLRAELDAYYAYLYGLTRDELRYVLDPADVHGEEFPGETFRVLKNNEMRQFGEYRTRRLVLEAWDRLTADGTFARRGPPPDFSAEIAQAALRAATPPEPESEPSKKPSRAKKTVSRSKKAPSAAPAAPSDTTSPTMKDLFDIPTDDTSNE from the coding sequence ATCGACCCCGCTTGCGGCAGCGGTCATTTTCTTCTCGCGGCGGCCCGCCGGATGGCGGCCGAGATCGCCCGCATCGAGTCGGCAAGCGACGTGCCTGACGAAGAGACGCGCCGCCACGCCCTGCGTGAGGTGGTCAGGCACTGCATCTACGGCGTCGATAAGAACCCGCTGTCGGTCGAGTTGTGCCGCACCGCGCTCTGGATCGAGACGATCGAGCCGGGCAAGCCCCTCTCGTTCCTCGACGCTCATATCCGATGCGGCGATTCGCTGGTCGGCGTCTTCGATCCGAAGATCATGGAAGAGGGCATCCCGCCTGAAGCCTACGCGGCCCTTTCTGGTGACGAGAAGACCGTCTGTTCGGCTCTGAAGGCCGAGAACAAAAAGGTGAAGATCGGCCATGCCACGCAGGGCGATCTCTTCGACCAGGAGGGCTTCCAGAAGCAGGCGACCGAGGCAGGCCGCTTCGAGGCCATGCCCGAGGACACGGTCGAGCAGATCGCCGCGAAACAGAAAGCCTGGGCCGAGGCCGTGAGCGCTTCAAGGGAAAATCGCGACCGACTGAGGGCCGACCTGTTCGTCGGCGCCTTCCTCACGACCAAAACGGCAGGAACGAAGGCCGTCGTCCCGACGAACGCCGATCTCAACAAGGTGCTGGCCGAACTGCCGCCCCGGCCCGGCGTCGCCGACTTCGCCCGGGAGCTGGCCGTCAAGCACCAGACATTCCACTGGTTCCTGGAGTTCCCGCACGTGTTCGCCCGAACGCTGTCAGGGAGCCGCACGCCAGGGTTTGACGTCGTCCTGGGCAACCCCCCCTGGGAGCGCATCAAACTCCAGGAACAGGAGTTCTTCGCGGCCCGTAACCCCGCCATCGCAGCCGCCCCCAACCAGGCCGCCCGTGGCCGCCTGATCGCGGCCCTGAACCGGCCGGACGCCCCGCCCTCGGACCGCGCCCTCTGGAATGAATTCCAGGCGGCCAGGCACGACGCCGAAGCCGCCAGCCAGTTTACGCGTGAAAGCGGCCGGTTCCCCCTGACAGGATGCGGCGACGTCAACACCTATGCCCTCTTTTCCGAGCTGTTCCTCAACCTCCCGAACCAGTCGGGCCGGGCCGGCCTCATCGTGCCGTCCGGCATCGCGACGGATGACAGCACAAAGAAGTTCTTCGGGGAAATCAGCGGCACGAACCGCCTGGCCCGTCTGGCCGATTTCGAAAACAGTCTGCCGCTCTTCTCAGGCGTTCACCGCAGTTACAAGTTCGTTCTGCTGACCATTGGTAGGAACGAGCCAAAAGGCGTCTTCTCATTCTTTGCCCAGCAGCCATCGGATCTCGAAGATGAGCGCCGCATTTTCACCCTGACCGCCGCCGACATCGCCCTCATCAACCCGAACACCCGCACCTGCCCGGTGTTCCGCACCACGGCCGACGCCGAGATCACGAAGAAGATCTACAGCCGGATTCCGGTTCTCATCAACGAAGCCGCCGGCGCGGAGGGGAATCCCTGGGGCATCACCTTCATGCGCATGTTCGACATGTCGAACGACAGCGGGCTGTTCAAGACGTATGCGCAGTTGGCGGCGACGCAGGGGCTGGAGCTGCGCGGCAACTGTTTCTACGAGAAAGCCCGCCCGGCCGACTCGCCCGACACCGCCTCGCTCGACCGACCCAACCCCGCCTGGCTGCCGCTGTATGAGGCGAAAATGATCCACCAGTTCGACCACCGCTGGGCCACCTACGAGACCGACGGCGAAACCGTCCGCAACGTCACCCCCGAAGAAAAGGCCGACCCCGCCTTCCAGCCCCTCCCCCGCTACTGGGTCCCCGCCGAAGAGGTCTACCTCAAGATCACCCGCATCCCCCCCGGCTTGAAACAGGGCTGGATAGACTCGGACGACAAGGTCATGCGGTATGTGCTCGCCTACTGGCTGGCCGGCTACTTTCAGAATCACGGTGAGTCGCGGAAGTGCAACACAATCGTCCAGAACATCCTTGGCGGCGGCCTCAGCGGCCCCTTCCAGGCCGTCTCCGACTGGCTCGGCTCCCAGAAGACCGAAAAGGACTACCCCCTCACCGACGAAGAACACCGCTCGATTCTCGCCGCCCTCACCGAAGGCCCGAAAGCCGACATCCACGCCTTCGTCACCACCCTCATCATCCACCGCTCCCCCAAATGGCTCCTGGGCTGGCGCGACATTACTAATGCGACGAACGAGCGCACTATTATTGCCGCTATATTTCCTAGAGCAGCTTCAGGGGATACACTCCTCCTGAAATTCCCCTTTAATGCGACTCCCGTCCAATGCGCCGCTTTGAATGCCAACCTTGACAGTCTCATATGTGACTATGTTGCCCGGCAAAAAATCGGTGGAACACACCTGAAATATCATGTCTTCAGGCAGATAGCTGTATTGCCTGCGGCTGCCTATTCGGATGCTGATCTCGGCTTCATTGCACAACGTCAGCTTGAATTGCTTTGTATATCCAACGACATGCGTGATGTCGCCCGAGACATCATTGCCGATTGCCGGCAAAGAGGAATAGCGCTAAATATACTTTGCATTGGCATTTCAGGGCAGGCAGCCGACTCTGACGATATTCCAGAGCAATACGAATACATTCCTGAACGCCGAGCTGTCCTGCGAGCGGAACTTGATGCATATTATGCCTACCTGTATGGATTAACGCGAGACGAACTCCGGTATGTTCTCGACCCGGCCGACGTCCACGGCGAGGAGTTCCCCGGCGAGACCTTCCGCGTCCTCAAAAATAACGAGATGCGGCAGTTCGGCGAGTATCGCACCCGCCGCCTCGTCCTCGAAGCCTGGGACCGGCTCACCGCCGACGGCACCTTCGCCCGCCGCGGCCCTCCCCCCGACTTCTCCGCCGAAATCGCCCAGGCCGCCCTCCGCGCCGCCACCCCGCCTGAACCCGAGTCCGAGCCTTCGAAAAAGCCCTCACGCGCCAAAAAGACCGTCTCCCGCTCCAAAAAAGCCCCTTCCGCCGCCCCCGCTGCCCCGTCCGACACCACATCCCCAACGATGAAAGACCTTTTCGACATCCCCACCGACGACACATCGAACGAGTGA